Proteins found in one Quercus robur chromosome 2, dhQueRobu3.1, whole genome shotgun sequence genomic segment:
- the LOC126697274 gene encoding uncharacterized protein LOC126697274, with amino-acid sequence MVLSWMMNSMHIDISCSVMYCETAREVWIELKNRYSQGNAPKIYNLQKEISHICQNQLTAADYFTKCKCLWDQLLNYDSLPECSSGAMKALNDCHDNSYVMRFLMSLNESFSTIRSQILMSNPLPSMGRMKLLLCMQTPSSILEIIAILEIIAILEILETKESFVKGGNRKERNMLGHIVDKCYKIHGYPPGYRAKGKSCSSANQVSIVAPVSNSA; translated from the exons ATGGTTCTCTCTTGGATGATGAATTCCATGCACATAGATATCTCTTGTAGTGTTATGTACTGTGAAACTGCAAGAGAAGTCTGGATTGAATTGAAGAACCGATATTCACAAGGCAATGCTCCCAAGATTTACAATCTTCAGAAGGAAATCTCTCACATATGTCAGAATCAGTTAACTGCAgcagattacttcacaaagtgcaAGTGCCTCTGGGATCAATTGCTCAATTATGATTCACTTCCAGAGTGTTCTAGTGGAGCTATGAAAGCCCTAAATGATTGTCACGATAATTCATATGTCATGAGGTTCTTGATGAGTCTAAATGAGAGTTTTTCTACAATTCGAAGTCAGATCCTAATGTCCAATCCTTTACCATCTATGGGAAG AATGAAGCTACTACTATGTATGCAAACTCCAAGTTCAATTCTGGAAATTATAGCAATTCTGGAAATTATAGCAATTCTAGAAATTCTGGAAACAAAGGAGTCCTTTGTCAAAGGAGGCAATCGAAAGGAGAGAAACATGCTTGGTCATATTGTGGACAAGTGCTATAAAATACATGGCTATCCACCTGGGTATAGGGCAAAAGGAAAATCCTGTTCCAGTGCTAATCAAGTTTCCATTGTTGCACCAGTTTCCAATTCTGCATAG